Part of the Primulina huaijiensis isolate GDHJ02 chromosome 15, ASM1229523v2, whole genome shotgun sequence genome is shown below.
TGGCATTCGTTGGTTGTACTATGTGTGTCATCGATTACATCACATACCTATTATTTTATATTGGATAATAAAGTCAAACTATTAGTAGTTGTCAAACGGAGAAAAATAATCGTAGGAGTTAATGTTGTGTGATTGAATTTTTATCCAActtagaattatttttttgacaaaatactattttttttttgtgaaaaagtaaaaatttacggtaaaaaataaaaatctcaaactctcaaaattatcacattacacactttataatatttttctctcaactcaattgtgattttcttcacaaatgaaagatctatttatagaaaatctttacaaataatccaaaaataaattatatcattaccttcatcatcacacacaaatttcaatattcaacacctaattttacctaattttcaacattcaaatattcaacattcaatattcaaatattcaatattaaaatattaaatttcaacactcctccttgtgatgatgaacataatgattgtcttcattacgtgtttttatattgtctcgttaaaaaccttactaggaaaaactcattgggataaaaaccatagtaagggaaaaagagtgcatgcacgtaaactccccctcatgttgacacgaacaattcttcacagatttcgtagattgcgcatcccaatattatatatatgctttctgaataatGTCGTAAGAAGTGCCTTtatgaagagatctgatgagttttcactttattgaatgtgacgaacatcaatacatttattcttctcaagctcctttgTGAATGcaaagaacttaggaggaatatgtttagttctgtcgttttttatgtatccttctttcatttgagcaacacatgcagcactATCTTCATATAgcatcacaggcttctcgtcaaatgataatccgcatgggatttggatatgttgggtcattgattttaaccacacacattcacggcttgcttcatgtagtgcaataatctcggcatgatatgatgaagttgttacgagcgtttgtttctgtgaacgccaagaaattgcagtgcctccacgagtaaatacatatccagtttgggaacatgccttgtgtggatcaggtAAGTATCCAGCaccggcataaccaattatacttggattagcatcttttgaatacaaaagtcccaagtctgtcgttcctcgtagataacggaatatatgtttaattccgttccagtgtgtctttgttggatatgtgctaaatcttgccaataaatttacagcaaaagatataacaggccttgtacaatttgtaagatacataagggcaccgatagcacttaaatatggtacttctggaccaagaatatcttcatcatcttcacatgaacggaatggatccttttctatgtttaatgatctaacaaccattggagtacttaaaggatttgatttatccatattaaaacgtttaaggatcttttctgtataatttttctagtgaacaaatattctacattctttttgttcaatttgtaaacccagacaatacttggtttttccaaaatccttcatttcaaattcttccttcaagtatgacacaacttcatgaatttcattattcgttccaatgatgtttaaatcatcaacatatacagcaataattacgcatcctgatgttgtttatatatatatatatatatatatatatattactatcaagtgatccatataagtaagctgtaacaacatccataagacgcatttctaaattttcagattccgccaaactaatcaagtaccgaaacgtaattgcatccatcacaggagaatacgtttcttcataatcaattccaggcctttgagaaaaaccttgtgcaacaagtcgagctttatttactatttcatttttctcatttcgctttcgaataaaaactcatttgtatccaacaggttttacaccttcaggtgtaaggactataggtccaaaaacattacgtttatttagcgaatccaattcaacctggatggcttcttttcattttatccaatcctgccgatttttacattcaccaaaagattttggttcatgatcttcattatcatttatgatgtcgattgccacattataagaaaatatatcatcaatttcttctatatcttttcggttccatattttttcagtattaatataattgatagagatttcatgattctcgtcagtttgtggttctgacagaatattttcattatcatgtgtttctttaggaacaacattctctattttgtgaacatcatgtgtttcttcaggaacatcattctctattttgtgatcattgtgtttctctatgaattttctttttcgaggatttttatccttggaaccgactggccttccacgcttcaggcgttttacgatatcatgactttgttcaatttgtttctttggaatttcaattcgagaaggagcatttacagcatgtatatatgatttagttaccctttttgcatctgtaaatgcatctggtatttgatatgctattctttgcaagtgcacaatttgctgtacatctttttcacattgttgtgttcttggatccagatgtaacaatgatgatacataccatgtaatttccttttcggtatgtttcttgtctccctctaacattgggaagatttcctcattaaaatgataatcagcaaaacgtgctgtgaacacatcgcctgtctgaggttcaagatatcgaatgattgatggactatcataaccgatataaattccaatctttctttgaggtcccattttcttgcGTTGCGGTGGtacaataggcacatacaccatacatccaaaaattctcatatgagaaatgtctggttctttaccaaatgcaagctgcaatggggagtatttatgatatgcacttggtctgatgcgaattaatgcagcagcatgtaaaattgcatgtctccatatagaaatagggagctttggtttcataatcattggtctagcaatcatttgcagacgtttaatcaatgattcagccaatccattctgtgtatgtacatgagcaacaggatgctcaacaatgattcccatatacatacaataatcattgaaagtttgagaagtaaattcaccagcattatcaagtctaattttcttgattgtataatcgggaaattgattcctcaattttattatttgagcaagtaatcttgcaaatgcaacatttcgagttgacaataaacatacatgtgaccatctgctggaggtatcaatcaataccataaagtatctgaattgtccacatggtggatggattggtccacaaatatcaccctgaatacgttcaagaaacattggtgattcagtttggattttggctgatgatggtcttataataagttttccaagagaacatgctttacattgaaacttattattctgaaagatcttctggtctttcaacggatgaccatgtgtattttctataattcttcgcatcattgttgaaccaagatgtcctaatcgatcatgccaattagttaatattgaagaattatcaattaccatgtttgattcaatgagacttatatgtgtataatgcaatccagtaggaagcattggtagtttttcaatcacatatttctttcctgatttatatgtgataagacacatatatttctcattcccttcatttattgtttgagtatcatacccatgggaatatatatcattaaaactcaacaaatttctttttgattgtggtgaatacaaagtatcattgatcgaaaattttgtaccattaggtaacaaaaattgtgctttaccacatcctctaatcaagtctacaggacctgatattgtatttactattgtttttgttggttttagttccaagaaatatcttttatctcggaggatagtgtgtgttgtaccactatcaggtatgcaaacttcagcttggttcatagcatttttcatatttgaacttcaaaaaaatatgctatgaaataaaattactgacaataaaatacaatacaatacatatttaaaaatataacacactataaaacattatcatacgagtacatgaaaaaatattttacatatttattccaccagcaaattgattattatctgagaaatcaatcagaaaatctccagcatcaaaatgagttgaaccactcaaaggttcactgtgttcagtaaagttggtctccttttctttcccttttattgattctttataaagtttacaaaggtgctcaggggctcgacaaatacgggaccaatgtccttgagtaccacatctgaaacaagaactttcaaatctttttgagtgattcacattaacactcatattctcttgatgccttttcggtggatggtttgggacgctcttttgagatgagttatagaaataactatctcgattattttcaaaaccacggccgcgtccacgaccacgaccacttccacgtccacgtccacgaccacgacctcgattttgtcctcgatcaaaatcttgtctataactttgattttggtttccagatttaaattcatttttgcttacgacatttacttcaaGAAATGCCattgaaccagtgggtcgtgcctgagGATTTCTCTTaaaagctcattattcttttccgtCACAAGGAGACAGACgattagttcagaatatctcgaaaatccacgcactctatattattgttgttgtagagttatattcgatgcgtgaaaagtggaaaatgttttttcaagcatttccaattcagtaatctcatgcccacaaaatttcagttgcgagattattcgatatatcgccgagttgtaatcactgactttcttaaaatcttggaatcccaacgtattccattcatcccgggcggtcggaagtataacttcccttatatattcgaatctttcttttaatcccttccacaaagccctgagatctttttcaatcagatattcacattttaatccctcgtcgagatgtcgacttaaaaatatcatggctcttgccttttcttgtgatgtgcatatgccattttcttttatggtctcatttagacctaatgactcaagatgcatttctacatcgagagtccatgacatataattttttcccgtaatatcaagagcaatgaattcgagctttgccaagtttgacatggtggtaataaaaaaaattacgatgcattttattagttaataaatattgcaatacaaagtaatggataagcaacaaatacaagcattcgtaaaaataaagaaaacacacgaggatgATATTCTTCGATAAGTACAATATTCGTgcgtattataaccaaaataattaaaaataactttgtgaaagccatcttcttttttcttcaaaaatttgatgaagaataattttagagaagaagagaaagttggagtgattgaatatatttgtgaaatcatatttatagggcaaaaactaacCGTTTTGTTATCGTTTACNataaacaataaaataaatattattacttttgttacctttttcttctgttttggagcttggaaaaatatggaggacttttagagcttcgtgctgataacgtgttgtgaaaaagtaaaaatttacggtaaaaagtaaaaatctcaaactctcaaaattatcacactacacactttataatatttttctctcaactcaattgtgattttcttcacaaatgaaagatctatttatagaaaatctttacaaataatccaaaaataaattacatcattaccttcatcatcacacacaaatttcaatattcaacacctaattttacctaattttcaacattcaaatattcaacattcaatattcaaacattcaatattaaaatattaaatttcaacatttttcattttatttatagatCAATTCGATCCGTGTCCATAAAATTATCTTATATGCGACGTGAAAATCTAGTTATAATttcattttcagaaaataaactaaattcttgacaaatatttttcaaaataccaGATTTCCATTCAGTCAGTTATAcgatatttattaaaaaaatgttaaacgtATTTTTTGGCGCAAAAAATAccttttttgatttattttataagtttttGTGTGAATTGtgtgttatatatatacacacactattatattaagtgtgaggacatgataataactacctagagaggagaccaattttttttttcaattttatccttatatgatattaatattacacttttgttttttgttttttttgttttaatttcaacacacacttttatttttatttatttttatttcaacaattcaaatatcaatttagtccctccataatttgtcaaatttcactttagtccatcgataataatagaaaagattgtacacacagCATCAcgtgtgcatagtaactagtTATTAATAAGTTTGAGATCTTTAGATTAAATAACTTTTGACGTATCGTTGTctgttttaataaatatatatattaataaagtgttaaaattttaatataagtcATATGTAGTTTAGCGGATAGAGAGTATCAAGTTGTTGTTCAATTCCtaattttgttcttttttaCTGTGTATTctttcactatttcttataattatattttgatcatcatttaaataaaaaccaaacgaattataaaaaatattgtataaaaatgttaaacatACGTCTGTGCACCGGtttatatatctattttattttattaaagttgaggacatgatagtAACCACTTAAGAAGGACaccaattttttcttccaacttttgatattaatattatacttttgtttttttaatttcaacacacaattttatttttatttttttatttcaacaattgaaatattaatttcaatttaGTTTTTAGATAAATACATTACATGCAcattaattagtatataaaaaCACGCACGCGTACGGAAGGGGCAGAGTGccacgtgtatatatatatacacacgcaCGCGGAGGGGACAGAGTACGTGGCACAATTGCTTGGCTCAAACGCTACCTTTTCAATGGTGGCATCCCGCAACAAAGATTCGTTAATTCTCCCCAAATCACAGAAACTGCCATCGCGCTCCGATATATGCCCACTCCCTGGGAGACAGAAATATAAACAATCCTTCCATGGCTGAATCAGGTATTCCCTCTCTTTATATCTCTTCTGATTCGTGCTTCTGCATCAATTTTCCCTGATGAATTATGGTTGTGATTGCAGATCATGTTGGTTTCCGAGAAATTAAGCTAAGCAAATAAACCCTTTTGTGCATAAACTATTTTCATTTCTTTGGAATTTATATCCCTATCGTAGAGAAATGTCACGGGGCGCGAAGGAAGTGGGGAAATCAATGTAATTTGAAGTGAAATTTGcttctccttttttttaaaaaaaaaaaaaattagagaatttCTCAATTTTCGGTACCAGGGATAGAACACTTGATATTTTTAATCAGattctgattttttaaaatcccaTGTGAGCAGGAAAAGATGTGAAAGCACCCAATGTATTCGAGAGATTAAAAGAAGAGATGGAGGCAGTTTTTCAAAGTGACAAACATCATCATAAGGAAACTCATGGATTGAATTATGGCATTGATGAGAATACATCTATGAGTGATGTTAAGGCTCCAAACGTATTTGAAAGAGCGAAGGAGGAATTTGAGGCTCTAGCAGAAGCAATTCATGCAAAGAAGGGATTGAGAAGTCAACATTCGTCTTTGAATGATGAAACTAGGTGAGGAAATGCTCTCCTTTGTTTGAGGTGATTTCTCAGCGAGAAAGTGTGACAAGCCGTGCTTCAGTTATTAACAAATTGAGATCATTTGTAGGCATTGTGATGCGGATGATGATTCCAAGTGCCAGGTGGTAGAGTTACGTTTAGGTATGgatcatgaaattttttatcatatttagaAACTCAAGGGTTAACCTGGATAGACATTAGGTTTGATGATCACGACTCCAAGGATTAGTCTATTATGTGTAAAAATTCTTGCGTTTTAGCATCACTCGTGtacttatttatttttggagCCGATATGGTACCTGTTACATTGTGCACGAGTTCTCTACTAGTGCACACAAAGTCAAACATCAACCTTAAATATGAGGTTATCGGATGGGAGAAACTCTCATATAATTCTGAATTTGGGGCGTGGAACTTGTTTCTAAATC
Proteins encoded:
- the LOC140958385 gene encoding uncharacterized protein isoform X1, with the protein product MAESAGKDVKAPNVFERLKEEMEAVFQSDKHHHKETHGLNYGIDENTSMSDVKAPNVFERAKEEFEALAEAIHAKKGLRSQHSSLNDETRHCDADDDSKCQVVELRLEKSKEDIESLKHAEKSAHHHHKETHGRSDDIDENIPISQVKGPNVFERAKEEIEALIQTIRPKRDAGNVVSSSTKEGGLPITSGRGLEKLYSPQSRNKDE
- the LOC140958385 gene encoding uncharacterized protein isoform X2, whose product is MAESGKDVKAPNVFERLKEEMEAVFQSDKHHHKETHGLNYGIDENTSMSDVKAPNVFERAKEEFEALAEAIHAKKGLRSQHSSLNDETRHCDADDDSKCQVVELRLEKSKEDIESLKHAEKSAHHHHKETHGRSDDIDENIPISQVKGPNVFERAKEEIEALIQTIRPKRDAGNVVSSSTKEGGLPITSGRGLEKLYSPQSRNKDE